The DNA region TCGTCGATGCTACCGGTAACCTGAGAAAATACAGGGATGTGGCACGGACACTCATACCGGACTACGCAGAGATATACGTCAAATGCCCGCTGGACTTGGCCGTGAAGCGCGAGGAAGCCCGCGGGGGCGGGAACGCGCCGAAGGATATCTATAAAAAGGGCACGACGGGCAGGAGCTCAACCGTGCCTGGCGTGAATGTCGCTTACGAGCCTCCTGAGGCCCCTATAGTTACGCTCGATACGGAAAAATTACCGGCGAACGAAGCAGGAGCCCTGGGCGCCGACGTGCTTCTCGCCCATTTTGGTGGAACTCATGTCTGAGCTGGAACTTATCAGGCGCATGGCGGAAAGCATCCAGAAGCGCACTGCCGAATACCTGTCGACGCACGAGGACTACGACCAGATATTGAGCCGCCGGCCGACCGACGTGACCAGGCGCTTCGACATAGTTGCGGAAGAGGCGCTGAACGACATGATCGTCGAGGAAGGCATCGTGGCCCGGGTCATCTCCGAAGAGCTCGGCGAGCGTGTCGTGCCGGAGGGCAAAGAGCCCGGGTATACGCTGGTCATGGACCCCATCGACGGCTCGACGAACCTCTCCATGGGAATTCCCTATTATTGCACGTCCCTGGCGCTATCTAATAAAGTTTCGGGGGCCACATTCGCCGATATCACGGCCGGCGCAGTGGCAGCCGTCTGGGGAAAGACTTTTTATGCCTCGAAAAATAATGGAGCATTTTACGATGGAGAGCGCCTGGCCACGAAGGAGCATCCGGAAAAGCCGAGATACGTGCTCTATTCCTTTGGTGTCGGCCCGGTGCCGGATAATATCATACCGCTCGTCGAGGAAAGATGTCTTGTCCGCACCATGGGCAGTATCGCCCTTGACATGTGCTATGTCGCGAAAGGCTCCCTGGACGCTATCATTGACTCGCGGAACCGCATCAGCGGCTACGACATCATGGCCGCGGCGCTCATACTAAAGGAGGCGGGAGGCATTCTTACAGACTATTCAGGCAGAGATCTTTCCGCTTTGTCGGTGAAAGCAAGCGGCATTTCCGTAGTGGGTGCGGCTAACTCAACGCTCCATAGTACGATTCTAAAAAGACTTCATTAGGCGGGCTTCACCCAGATGCCCCATTTCTGCTCGACCCGGGCTTTTTCCTTTTCGTATTCCCCCGGATGCTCCGAGAGGTACCGTATACGGTCATAGGCAGCCTTAACGGCTTTCTGCGCGGTTTCAGACGTGAGCTTCCAGTGTTTGTCATCGTCCACTTTCACGAACTCCTCGTTGAAGACCTCGAAGACCACGTCGTACATGCCGTAGAGGCTCGTGATATTACAGGAAAAGTTATTGCCCACGGCCTGGCCGAAGGCCCGCGCGAAGAGCTCGTCCCGGAATCCCAGGCGCAGCGCGGCGAGCTCCGTGAGCTTCGTGATAGTATCGTGGATGCTCTTGCGCATGTCCTCCTTTTCGCCGGCCAGGTACTCTTCCCTGCCAAAGGCTTTCCGGATATGCCGGTGCACGATCACCTCGCTTGCCGATATGGGCACTTTTTCCTCGTAGACGTGTGGTGCCTTCCATACGATGTCTATCTGGTCCCACGGTGTCTCGCCAATATCTCCGATCTGCGAGAAAAGGATGCGCAGGTCACGCCATAACTCGCTAACGACCTCTTTTACTGCATTATCCAGCGACGGCCGGATCAGGAGGACGAGCTTATCGCCTTCGATGCCCGCCGAGAACTCTGCTTCCAGCCCCTCCAGCACTTCGTATTCCAGGGGAAAGATAATTCCTACCGAGTCGCCGAGCTTCTCGATCTTCAGGTCAACGATGTCGAAGACTTTCATATATTATAAAAATATATTTATTTGTATTTAATCGTTGGGCAGTGCATGTGGCACAACAAGGCTAATAACGTCTGATAACTTCCGGCAAGCATCGCCATATTTAATTAAAGCGATATAGTGTTAGTATCGCCTATATCATCGAACTTTTTATGATTAAAAGGCCATGAAAACACGAAGCCCGATCGAAAATGCCGGGATATAGATTGGAACTCATAAATAACAATAAAATATTGTTTAAAAATCCTGGAGTCCCTTAAAGTCAGCTTTAAAAACAAAAAGAGATAAATCCCCGGTCACCATTATACTCAACATATGGTCGGGACGGAATGGCTTATAACGGCAGCGTCCCTTGTCGCTGCTATCATTATAATCTTTATCGCCTGGAAGCTGCTGAAGCTTGCAGCGAAGTACCTGGTCACCCTGATATTGAACACAATAGGCGGGCTATTACTGATACTGGTAGCCAACGTCCTGTTCAGTATGGGCATACCTTATGATATCCCCACACTCCTCATAAGCGCGATATGCGGCGTGCCGGGAGCGGCCTGTATAATTATTCTCAAGCTGATGGGCCTCGTGCTATGAAGAGCCGGCATCATCAGGTATTTCAAGACCTTCATTCGCATATACGGCCTTTTCAAAGGCTTGAAGCTCTTTACGGCACTGTCCTATTAAGGCGTCGGCGGAATCGCATTTCGGGCTTTTAAAGAAGTCCCGGGCCTTGATCTTTCTCAGCCAGCTCGTCAGCTTTTGCATGTCCTCCTCGATCTCGTCCAGCCCGGAAAAATTAAATTTCTTCAGCTTTGTCTCCTTTTTGATCTCGCTCAATAGCGCCTTGCAGCCATCGAAAAATTCGGTATAGTCCCGGTCAATACTCGAATTGAACGTTTCCATGATAGAGTTTGCCGAGTCAGTGTCCAGGCCTTTAACAGTAAAAATAAATGCTCTACCGC from Methanocella sp. includes:
- a CDS encoding adenylyl-sulfate kinase codes for the protein MAWAVWVTGLPGSGKTTVTRVMADILRAQGVHVKVLNIDDVRKVLTPQPAYSLEERAIVYAAIAYMAKLLVDEGVNVIVDATGNLRKYRDVARTLIPDYAEIYVKCPLDLAVKREEARGGGNAPKDIYKKGTTGRSSTVPGVNVAYEPPEAPIVTLDTEKLPANEAGALGADVLLAHFGGTHV
- a CDS encoding inositol monophosphatase family protein translates to MSELELIRRMAESIQKRTAEYLSTHEDYDQILSRRPTDVTRRFDIVAEEALNDMIVEEGIVARVISEELGERVVPEGKEPGYTLVMDPIDGSTNLSMGIPYYCTSLALSNKVSGATFADITAGAVAAVWGKTFYASKNNGAFYDGERLATKEHPEKPRYVLYSFGVGPVPDNIIPLVEERCLVRTMGSIALDMCYVAKGSLDAIIDSRNRISGYDIMAAALILKEAGGILTDYSGRDLSALSVKASGISVVGAANSTLHSTILKRLH
- a CDS encoding pro-sigmaK processing inhibitor BofA family protein yields the protein MVGTEWLITAASLVAAIIIIFIAWKLLKLAAKYLVTLILNTIGGLLLILVANVLFSMGIPYDIPTLLISAICGVPGAACIIILKLMGLVL
- a CDS encoding Chromate resistance protein ChrB, whose product is MDDTKCLLLLTQLPQTPSSTRVTVWRQMKASGGVSVQNNAWVLPNSARNEEFLNKMRSFVQARGGRAFIFTVKGLDTDSANSIMETFNSSIDRDYTEFFDGCKALLSEIKKETKLKKFNFSGLDEIEEDMQKLTSWLRKIKARDFFKSPKCDSADALIGQCRKELQAFEKAVYANEGLEIPDDAGSS